The following is a genomic window from Amycolatopsis sp. BJA-103.
TTTCCCGGCCGCGTTCGGCGAATCCAGGTACTCGCGGCACGCCCGCTGGTAGAGCTTGCCGAGTTCGGCGCGCTGCCCGGGGTCGGTGATCACGAGCCAGTGCCAGCGCTGCGTGTTCGACCCGCTCGGCGCCTGCAGCGCGACCTGCAGGGCGTGTTTCACCAGTTCGAGGGGGACCGGCCGGGTCAGGTCCAGTCGTTTGCGGACGGTTCGAGTGGTCGTCAGCAGCTCTTCGGGCGTCATCCGGAGATTATGTCGTTATGATCCGCTGGTGGGGAGGCCGCCGCGCGAACGAGGGATGGGTACCTTGCTTCGCCACGTCCTCGAATTGACCGAGGCGGACGTCTCCGCGTTCTTCGAGGACATCGGGCTGGGCGACTACCGTCCGCGGTTCACCCCGATCGTCCGCGCGATCGTCGCGCGCGGGCCGATGCCCATCCGCGATCTCGCCGCGGAAGTCGGTGTCACGCATTCCGCCGCGAGCCAGACCGTCGCGCAGATGGCGCGCCAGGACCTCGTCTCGCTGAAACCGGGGAGGGACGCCCGGCAGAGAATCGTTTCCCTGACCGAGAAGACGCGACGGCTGATGCCGACGCTCGAAGCCGAATGGGCGGCGACCCAGGCCGCGGCCGAACAGCTGGAAACCGAACTGCCGTACCCGCTGAGGGAGGTCCTGGTCGCCGCCGTCGAGGCCCTGGAGCGGAAATCGCTCCGCGACCGCATCGCCGAAACGGACGCCGCGCTCAGGATCGGGCGTCGGCCCGATCAAGACTGAACACGGCCCAGACGTACTTCCCGCCGTCGCACGGCTCGTGTCCCCAGTCGTCGGACAACGTGTGCACCAGCTGCAGACCGCGGCTGCGCGCCGCCATCGGCGACGGTTCCTTCAGCTTCGGCCAGTCCGAGCCGGAGTCGAAGACCCGCAGGGTGAGCCTGCCCTCGGCGTACTCGACCTCGAGCCTGTCCGGCTTCTCACCGTGTTCGAAAGCGTTGGTGACCAGTTCGGAGGTCGCGAGCAGGACGTCGTCGACGGCCGGGCCGTCGAGGCCGAGGCTCGCCAGAGTCGCCCGCACCGCCTGTCGCGCGACGGCCGGGGCCGTCACATCGACCGGTAGGGGCAGGGAGACCACCGGTAACGAGCCCTCCGATCGCGTCTTGGACATCGTCATGGTTCCGCACCTCCCCTCGCGAGAGACTCCCAGATCCGCTGTTCGTCTCCCAGGTACCCACAAGGGTGAAGGTCGAATCAGACTCCGTCGGTGAGTTCTGTCTCGGTCAATCCTTCACGCAGTTTCTTGAGCGTGGAGGACAGCAACCGTGACACCTGCATCTGGGAAACCCCGACACGGCGGGCGATATCCGACTGACTCATCCCGGAACCGAACCGCAGCGCGACGATCTTGCGCTCACGATCGGGCAGCCGTTCCAGCATCGGCCGCAGCGCCTCGCGGAGCTCCGCCTGGCTCAGGTTGGCGTCCGCCTCGCCGAAGCGGGTGTGCGCCGAGTTCTCCAGGAGGTTGTCCAGCGAGGCCCCGTACCGGCCCTGGCCGGCGCGAAGACCCTCGTAGACCTCGTCGATGGGAACGCCGAGATGGGCGGCGATCTCACTGGGCTTCGGCGCGCGGGAGAGCCGGACGGTCAGCTCTTCGCGCACGGCCGAGATGTTCGCGTTCAGCTCCTTGAGCCGCCGCGGGACCCGGACCGACCAGCTGTTGTCGCGGAAGTGGTGCCGCAGTTCGCCGGAGATGGTCGGGACCGCGAAGGCCAGGAAGTCACTGCCTTGAGTGGGATCGAAGCGGTCGACGGCGTGGATCAGCCCGATCGTCGCGATCTGGACCAGGTCCTCCATCGACTCGTCCCGGTTACGGAACTTGCGCGCCAGGTTGCGCGCGAGTTCCAGATGCGCGCGCACCAGTTCGTCCCGAAGCCGTTCACGTTCGGGGGTTTCCTGTGGCAGCGCGCACATGCGCTCGAACAGGGCCGGGACGTCCGCGCCGTCTTGCTCGACGGGTTCGGTCACGGCCGGGCCGCCTCGCTCTCCCGGATGAGCTCCACCCTGGACAGGTAGCCGCCGTCGGCCGGGGTGACACTCCGTCGCGCGGACGTCGCCAGCGCGGTGAGCAGCTGCCAGGACAGACCGGTCTCGTCGTCGTGTTCCGGGGAGTCCGAAAGCACCGAGACGGTCACCTCGATCCGTCCGTTCTTCCACGAGAAAACGCAGGTCAGGTGGCCGTCGGAGGCCGCGGGAAGCAGCATCGAGCAGGCCTCGTCCACCGCCATCCGGAGGTCTTCGACCGCGTCCAGGTCGAAGTCCTGACGCATCGCGATGTCCGCGACGATCGTCCGGAGGGTCGGCACCACATGCGGTACCGCGGCCGTGCGTACCTCGATGAGTTGAGCGCCCTCCCCGTTGGGCGGGGTGTTGTCCACCACGTGTGTTCCTCTCTCAAGCTGCACTGCCGACTCGTCAGATGCCCTGAGTGTGAGCAAACCAAACCCACGTTTGACTCGCGCAGGCGGCGGGCATGTAACCCGCGACAAACGATCTCCTGGAAAGGCGGGGACCGACATGGCTGACGTGAGCCGGCTGCCGAACGTGGTGGCGGAAGAGTGGGATTGGCAGCTCCGTGGGTCGTGCCGAGGCGCCGACAGCAGCTTGTTCTTCCACACGGACAACGAGCGCGGTTCGGCCCGTGAGCGGCGCGAATCCCGCGCCAAGGCGATCTGCCAGGCCTGCCCCGTGCTGGCGCAGTGCCGCAAGCACGCGCTGGCCGTCCAGGAGCCGTACGGCATCTGGGGTGGTCTCGGCGAGATCGAGCGCCGCGAGCTCTTCCTCCGGGAACGCCGCGCGGGGCGCAAGGCCTTGACGGCGCATTGAGCGCGTCCCGGGCACCGGTCGGCGACGCGCGTGACGGCGATCGTGGCGCCCCGTCCGGACTGGGTTAGGGTTGGGACTGTCGTTGCGGGGACAGCCACGCCTACCCGCCGAAGAAGAGCGTGCGTCCGTGTCCGGACTGGACGCGGCCGTAGCTTGAGACCACAGGCGAGCTCCGGCGCCGAGCGTCGGTTCTCACCTGATGAGGAGAATGTGCATGCCCGCAGCGGACCAGAACACCACGCCGCCCGGTTTCAGCATCACGCTGGACGCCGACGCTTCTGTACCGCGTGTGGTGGTCACCGGTGAGCTCGACCTGCTGACGAGCCCGCAGCTCCAGGAGACCCTCGGGGCACTGATCACGGACAAACCGTCCGGCCGGGTCGTCGCCGACCTCACCGGCGTGACCTTCTTCGACTCCTCGGCGCTGAACGTGGTGCTCCAGGCACAGCGCCAGGCCGCCGAGAAGGCCGTCGAGCTCGAAGTCGTGCCCAGCCCGCAGGTGAGCCGAGTGATCGAGCTCACCGGCGTTGCCGAGCACCTCAGCGTGTCGGAAGAGCCCCCCGCCTGATCCCCCGCTACGGTCGTGGGCTCGTGATCCGCGACACCTGGGGGAAGCAGCACGATGATGGGGCGGACGCATGCCCTGACAGGCTGGTGCGCGGGTCTCGCGCTCGCGCCCGCCGTCGGAGCGGGCACGGTGCACCAGTCGGTCGTGTTCGCCGCGACCACGGCCGGTTTCGCCCTCCTGCCCGACCTCGACCATCCGGGCGCTCGCGCGTCGAAGCTGCTCGGCTGGTTCACCGGCGCGATCTCCTGGGTGCTCCGCCGGGTTTCGGCGGCTCTCTACGCGCTGACCAAGGGACCCCGGGACGAGAAGGTCACCGGTAAGCACCGGCACCTCTCGCACACCGTGTTGTTCGCCGTCGGTCTCGGCTTCCTGACCTCCTGGGGTACCACCGAAGGCGGACCGTGGGCGGTGTTCGGCGTCGTCGTCCTCGGGCTGCTGCTCGCGGAAGGCGCGCTCGGCGACTGGCTGCTGCCGGTCAGCGGCGCCGCGGTCGCGTGGTGGGTGTGGACCGCCCCACCGGACAAGGCGGCGCAGCTCGCGGAGATCTCCGGCTGGCTCGGCATCGCCGTCGCGGCCGGGTGTTTCGTGCACTGCCTCGGGGACGCGCTGACCGAGTCCGGCTGCCCGTTCCTGTTCCCGATCCCGATCGCGGGCGAGACCTGGTACGAGATCCGGCCGCCGAAGCCGCTGCGGTTCCGCACCGGTAAGAACGTGGAGAACCGGCTG
Proteins encoded in this region:
- a CDS encoding MarR family transcriptional regulator — protein: MGTLLRHVLELTEADVSAFFEDIGLGDYRPRFTPIVRAIVARGPMPIRDLAAEVGVTHSAASQTVAQMARQDLVSLKPGRDARQRIVSLTEKTRRLMPTLEAEWAATQAAAEQLETELPYPLREVLVAAVEALERKSLRDRIAETDAALRIGRRPDQD
- a CDS encoding anti-sigma factor → MVDNTPPNGEGAQLIEVRTAAVPHVVPTLRTIVADIAMRQDFDLDAVEDLRMAVDEACSMLLPAASDGHLTCVFSWKNGRIEVTVSVLSDSPEHDDETGLSWQLLTALATSARRSVTPADGGYLSRVELIRESEAARP
- a CDS encoding SigB/SigF/SigG family RNA polymerase sigma factor, which gives rise to MTEPVEQDGADVPALFERMCALPQETPERERLRDELVRAHLELARNLARKFRNRDESMEDLVQIATIGLIHAVDRFDPTQGSDFLAFAVPTISGELRHHFRDNSWSVRVPRRLKELNANISAVREELTVRLSRAPKPSEIAAHLGVPIDEVYEGLRAGQGRYGASLDNLLENSAHTRFGEADANLSQAELREALRPMLERLPDRERKIVALRFGSGMSQSDIARRVGVSQMQVSRLLSSTLKKLREGLTETELTDGV
- a CDS encoding STAS domain-containing protein; translation: MPAADQNTTPPGFSITLDADASVPRVVVTGELDLLTSPQLQETLGALITDKPSGRVVADLTGVTFFDSSALNVVLQAQRQAAEKAVELEVVPSPQVSRVIELTGVAEHLSVSEEPPA
- a CDS encoding ATP-binding protein, with translation MTMSKTRSEGSLPVVSLPLPVDVTAPAVARQAVRATLASLGLDGPAVDDVLLATSELVTNAFEHGEKPDRLEVEYAEGRLTLRVFDSGSDWPKLKEPSPMAARSRGLQLVHTLSDDWGHEPCDGGKYVWAVFSLDRADARS
- a CDS encoding metal-dependent hydrolase, with protein sequence MGRTHALTGWCAGLALAPAVGAGTVHQSVVFAATTAGFALLPDLDHPGARASKLLGWFTGAISWVLRRVSAALYALTKGPRDEKVTGKHRHLSHTVLFAVGLGFLTSWGTTEGGPWAVFGVVVLGLLLAEGALGDWLLPVSGAAVAWWVWTAPPDKAAQLAEISGWLGIAVAAGCFVHCLGDALTESGCPFLFPIPIAGETWYEIRPPKPLRFRTGKNVENRLIFPVFAVAAVVLIPGVWEYLFTTVQGLLTPDGTQTAVQ
- a CDS encoding WhiB family transcriptional regulator; translation: MADVSRLPNVVAEEWDWQLRGSCRGADSSLFFHTDNERGSARERRESRAKAICQACPVLAQCRKHALAVQEPYGIWGGLGEIERRELFLRERRAGRKALTAH